TGAACTCGATCATGCTCTGTGGGCTACGTGTTGGGGCTGCGATTTTGATCATGCAGAAGTTCGACATCGGCCTACTGTTGGAGCTAATACAGAAATACAAAGTAACCATTGCTCCGATTGTGCCACCGATAGTTTTGGCCATCGCTAAGTCATCGGAAACTGAAAATTACGATTTGTCATCGGTGAGGATGTTGAAGTCCGGTGCCGCTCCGTTGGGTCAAGAGCTTGAGGATGCTGTAAAAGTCAAGTTTCCTGGTGCCAAATTTGGACAGGTATGGacgttttaatatttttacttgTCTTATTTATTTGTGTTAGTTATAGTCGGTCCAACTAATATTTTATCTTTTGGGcagtattttttaaatttaatttattttaaattataggtTAATGTgtcatcatttatttcattaacaACATAAAACCTTATATATTATCAGTAATTTCATTTTGGATAtatcttataatttttttaaaaatatatttatttaatttcattttagatAGCGTGTCCCTATTTGATAATGTATATATTGAATATATTATTCAAATCGGTTGGTGTCGATTTTATTATTGAAAAgatattggaaattttgattagAAATCAAATTAAATACACATTTTACTGCAGGGCAACctaccaaaatagaaataatattaAAGGATTTTTCAACCTCTCattcatatttatattatatcGTATTTTTAAATATACGGTGCATGATACAAGCCTATAAGATAGTGTTCCTACTAAAGAAAATGTATATCTCTATTTCTATACTTAAAGATTGAATTAGTATTACTTTCAATTAAGTTTTAATTCAGtataaatttactaaaaattatttatttttacaagtagttaaatattattttaagagtatttttatttttatataaaatttaaaagatatatatatatatatatatatattaattataggaTTCAATAAAACGATATGAAATCTATTCTTTCAATTTTACCATCTCAATCAAAGGCATATTTAGAATTTACATCACTTTCTATAAATTTATTAGATAATTAACTTCATCCTCATAGTGGGTACATGTCATAATCTAGTGTATAGTACTATTTTGTGAGTGAAAAATTagttattataaataaataaaaatgaaagaggacaaaataactaaatatgaaaatatatttagtaACAGAAAAATTAATTAGCATAACATCGATATTtcaagattaaaattaaaatgatttaaaatttagagactaaataaaaataaagagaataaaataactaaatatgaaattatatttaataacagAAAATTAATTAACATAACATCGATGTTtcaggattaaaattaaaattatttaaaatttaggaAAGTGAAAGTCATAATTTAGAAATCTTTGTAGCAATTATcgcttaatgtatatatatatgtaaaagaaTTGGAAGACGACACCAGCTTTTCTACTAGTTAGTAGTAAGGCTCATTACTGCAGGGGTCAAAGCTATGATGTTGTACTTCCACTAAAAATGATAGTGGATATAGCCCCAATCATCACTCACCTAATCCTCTTTCCCAACACATTTTAATCAAATAATATTTGGTTCATGTCCATAGGTACGACCATTAACCCGAATCTTTTACCTTTTTTTTCCACTATAATTTTGGTGGAGGTGGCTGACCAACCTCCTATGTGATATTGCCGTTTGCTTTGATACCTTAGGCTTCTTCTTTTAGGCCCACATTGAAATGGAATGAGAATTTTTTTTCAACAACCTTGAAATTACACCAACTTTGATGAGGTCGACATGATGTAGCACATTCTAAATTTAattgttattttgtttttatagGGTTATGGAATGACAGAAGCTGGACCAGTTCTAGCAATGTGTTTGGGATTTGCCAAGGAACCCTTTGAAATGAAATCCGGAACTTGTGGGACTGTTGTAAGGAACGCGGAGATGAAAATCGTCGACCCCGAAACCGGTTTGTCCTTGCCGCAGAACCAGGCCGGCGAGATTTGCATTCGAGGAGATCAGATCATGAAAGGTACATTTGTAATTTCTCATGTTTCTTTGAAATTGAGAATAAAACATGAACAGCATTAGTTGAATGTTTGGTTTTTTCCCCCCAGGATACCTTAATGACCCTGAGGCCACTGCTAGGACCATTGACAAAGATGGCTGGTTACATACCGGAGACATTGGTTACATTGACGACGATGATGAACTCTTCATCGTCGATCGATTGAAGGAATTGATAAAATACAAAGGGTTTCAAGTTGCCCCTGCCGAGCTCGAAGCAATGCTCATTGCTCACCCTGAAATCATCGATGCTGCTGTCGTCGCGTAAGTTTTAATAACCACGAAAGTATAAGTCTCTATGAAcaggaaaaaaaattgttttaacatCAAAGCTAACTTTGATTTCAGAATGAAGGATGAAGCAGCTGGGGAAGTACCTGTTGCATTTGTGGTGAGATCAGATAAATCTCAGATCAATGAAGATGAAATCAAGCAATATATTTCGAAACAGGTGGTGTTCTATAAGAGAATAAGCCGTGTGTTCTTCATTGAAGCCATTCCAAAGGCACCATCAGGGAAGATCTTGAGAAAAGAATTGAGAGCTAAACTGGCTACTGGAAACTATTGATTATTATATTTGTTTTCTGAAATCTTCCCCAACTTTTCCATGAAAAAACTGTTTGAAATAATATACAAAGAGTGTATGGGTTAAAAATAGGAACTGTTTATATATGTTCCTTAAAAtctggatatatatatatacacaaagtGAGTTTGGGAAGATTGTAAAGTTATGAGATGAAAAGATTCAATTTGCTGAAAGAGGATGTAATGATTAATATCCTTTGCTTTTCATTTTCAGAAAAATTTAGCCATTAATGTAAGTTTTGACTGAAAATTGAGACCACAAAGACTATaatttacaaattacaaattaCACGTTATGTTGTTTGGTGGCTTTCTCCGACAGGCCATATCAAAGGATAGATAGAGACAGAGGTTAGCACCGTATATTAAAACGTAAGAGACAGGCTTATTCTGATGCATTAACTATGCCTTAGAAACAGCACGATCTACTGTGGTTTATGGCATGAGGTCCCCCAATCGGAGAAAAAAGAGAAGTTTTCAATCCGAAATCTAGCATTGAGTTATCTTGCTCATGTTTGGTTGCCATGCTTGTTTTGAGGATAGACAATTAGCATTCAATTCCATGTGCTGAAAAAGCTGGCAAATCGAACAAGCTCTTCCTTTGTAAGTACCAGATCCAGTTCTTATATTTATAGGTCTAATTTTGTATTCCATCGCTTCGCTTTAAGAAAACTAAAAAATTATTCACTATACTTTGAATCTTACTATTAAACTGCAGCCTAACTAAGGAAGTTAAGTGAGATGGTAATAGTCTCTCTTACCTTAACCAGTGGTCAAAGGTTCGATCATAGCCTTGGGTATGGAACAGCTTTAAAACTCGTGGCTAACTTCTATCCCTTAACGGGCCTACAGAATGCAGAAAATTAGTTACTGAGTTTGCTCCAGTAAATACCTTGAAAAGGAGAATTAGTTACTGGGTTCGTTCCGGTAAATACTTTGAGAAATCAAAAGTGTTTA
The Gossypium arboreum isolate Shixiya-1 chromosome 10, ASM2569848v2, whole genome shotgun sequence genome window above contains:
- the LOC108489612 gene encoding 4-coumarate:CoA ligase 1-like, which produces MAPQAEVQQQEITYRSKLPDIYIPKHLPLHSYCFQNLSNVASKPCLINGTTGKVYTYEEVELTARRVASGLNKLGIQQRQVIMLLLPNTPEFVLSFLGASFRGAIATAANPFFTPAEISKQAKASNARLIITLASYVDKVKEFAQDNDVKIVCIDSVPEGCLHFSELTQADENDLPEVDIVPEDVVALPYSSGTTGLPKGVMLTHKGLVTSVAQQVDGENPNLYFHSEDVILCTLPMFHIYALNSIMLCGLRVGAAILIMQKFDIGLLLELIQKYKVTIAPIVPPIVLAIAKSSETENYDLSSVRMLKSGAAPLGQELEDAVKVKFPGAKFGQGYGMTEAGPVLAMCLGFAKEPFEMKSGTCGTVVRNAEMKIVDPETGLSLPQNQAGEICIRGDQIMKGYLNDPEATARTIDKDGWLHTGDIGYIDDDDELFIVDRLKELIKYKGFQVAPAELEAMLIAHPEIIDAAVVAMKDEAAGEVPVAFVVRSDKSQINEDEIKQYISKQVVFYKRISRVFFIEAIPKAPSGKILRKELRAKLATGNY